One region of Actinomycetota bacterium genomic DNA includes:
- a CDS encoding DeoR/GlpR family DNA-binding transcription regulator: MGNRPEAGVSELNPLAEVRQARMAGIIWDEGFARVTDLADRFGVSAVTVRADLTALEARARVRRVRGGAVPPSELLGERPFESSQWEAPLQKSSIGMHAARMIAAGDTVILDVGTTTTSIARALVLRTDLHDVTVVTNGLNIALELERATPRISVVVTGGTLRPLQHSLVNPLGTTLLERLHASVAFVGCNGVDPEVGITNVNLPEAEVKRAMLLAARRRVIVADGSKVGEVELAKVCDIEEVSLLITDPTADPEVVAEIAAAGCRVEYAG, from the coding sequence GTGGGCAACCGGCCAGAGGCGGGCGTCTCCGAGCTGAACCCGCTCGCGGAGGTGCGCCAGGCGCGCATGGCCGGGATCATCTGGGACGAGGGGTTCGCGCGGGTCACCGACCTGGCCGACCGGTTCGGGGTGTCGGCGGTCACGGTCCGGGCCGACCTGACGGCGCTGGAGGCCAGGGCGCGGGTCCGGCGGGTCCGGGGCGGGGCGGTGCCGCCCTCGGAGCTGCTGGGGGAGCGGCCCTTCGAGTCGTCGCAGTGGGAGGCGCCCCTCCAGAAGTCCAGCATCGGCATGCACGCCGCCAGGATGATCGCCGCCGGCGACACCGTGATCCTGGACGTGGGCACGACCACGACGTCCATCGCCCGCGCGCTCGTGCTCCGCACCGACCTGCACGACGTCACCGTGGTCACCAACGGGCTCAACATCGCTCTGGAGCTGGAACGGGCCACCCCCCGCATCAGCGTCGTGGTCACCGGCGGCACCCTCCGCCCCCTGCAGCACTCGCTGGTCAACCCGCTGGGCACGACCCTGCTGGAGCGCCTGCACGCCTCGGTGGCCTTCGTCGGCTGCAACGGCGTCGACCCCGAGGTCGGCATCACCAACGTCAACCTGCCCGAGGCCGAGGTCAAGCGGGCCATGCTGCTGGCCGCCCGGCGCCGCGTGATCGTCGCCGACGGGTCCAAGGTGGGCGAGGTCGAGCTGGCCAAGGTGTGCGACATCGAGGAGGTGAGCCTTCTGATCACCGACCCCACCGCCGACCCCGAGGTGGTGGCCGAGATCGCCGCCGCCGGCTGCCGAGTGGAGTACGCCGGCTAG